The Chitiniphilus purpureus sequence TTTCCTTGAGCGTGGCCAGTGCCGTCAGCGGCACCATCAGGGTATTGCCGTCGGTGTCGCGCTGGCTGCTGGCAAGATACAGCGTCTCGAAGCCGCCGCTGCTGCGGGCATCGCGCGTCAGGCGCACGTTGACGTCGTAGTTTTCGCCGTCGGGGGCCTGCCAGCTACTGATGGCATCGCCTGCCACCAGCGGGCGCAATGCCTTGCCGATCTGCTCGGGCGTGAAGCCGAGGCTGGCGGCGCGGGCGCGGTCGATTTCGACGTCGAGCGATGGCTTGGGGGCCTTCATCGACGAATCGATGTCCACCACGCCGGGAATGCGCGCCAGCGCGTTGCGGAAGGATCCGGCGAGGCGGGACAGCTCCTGCAGGTCGCTGCCCTGCAGTGAGATCTGGATCGGCTTGCCATCCGGCCCACCCCCGCCCAGCGGCGAGAGCGACTCCAGCTCGATGCCGGCGACCCGTGCCAGTGCACCGCGGAACTGCATGATCAGTTCGTCCTGGCCGCGCTCGCGCTCTTTCTTGGGCACGAGGAAGATCATCATCGATGCGCTTTGCTTGCCCTGCGACTGCCCGGTGTTGACCGTCACATAGGTTTCGCGCACCTCCGGAAAGCGCCGCAGCACCGTTTCCACCTGACGCGCCTTGGCCGCGGTGTAGTCCAGGTTGGAGCCGACCGGGGTCGAGAAGCTCAGCTGCAGGCGCGACATGTCCGCCTTGGGCACGAATTCGCTGCCGATGAAGCGCGCGAGCATGAACGCGGCCACCAGGCTGGCGATGGCCAGCGCGATGACCGCCAGCCGGTGCGACAGACTCCAGCGGATCAACCTGCTGTAGGTATCCGCCAGCCAGCCCATGCCATCCTCGAAGCGGTCGAGCAGCCTGCCCAGCGGCCGCTTGCCGCCGTGCACGTGCGGATCGGGCCAGATCGACGAGAGCATGGGGTCGAGCGTGAACGACACGAACATCGAGATCAGCACCGCGGCGCAGACAGTGATGCCGAACTGGTGGAAGAACTGGCCGATGATGCCCCCCATGAAGCCGACCGGCAGGAACACGGCGACGATGGTCGAGGTGGTGGCGAGCACCGCCAGGCCGATCTCGGCGGTGCCGTCGAGCGCGGCGCGGGTGTGGTTCTTGCCCATCGCCGCGTGGCGCACGATGTTTTCGCGCACCACGATGGCATCGTCGATCAACAGACCGATGCACAGCGACAGCGCCATCATCGTCATCACGTTGACGGTGAAGCCGGACAGGTAGACCGCGTAGAAGGTGCCGATCAACGCCACCGGCAGCGTCAGCCCGGTGATGACGGTCGAGCGCCACGAGCCCAGGAACAGGAACACGATGGCAACCGTGAGCAGCGCGCCTTCGACGAGGGTGGTCCGCACATCCTGGAGCGAGGCACGGATGCCCTCCGAGTTGTCGTACAGCACCGAAAGCCGCACACCACTGCCGCCCAGTTCGCGGTTGAGCTCATCCATCGTCTCGCGCACCCGGTCGGCCACTGCCACCGTGTTGGCCTTGTTCACCTTCATCAGGTTGAGCGTGAGCGCACGCTGCCCGTTGACCAGTGCCAGCGATTCCTCCTCGGCCTGCCCGTCCTCCACCGCTGCCACGTCGTTGAGGTAGATGGGGGCGCCACTGCGCCAAGCGACGATGATGCGCTCGAAATCGGCCGGGTTCTTCAGTCGGCCACGGATCTGCACCACCTGCTCCTGCCGCGCGGTCTCCACCGTGCCGACCGGAATCTCGGCGTTCTGCGCCCGCACCGCGTCCATCACCTCGTTGACACCCAGCTTGAGCGCGGCCAGGCGCTCGGGGTGCAGCCGGATGTTGACCTGACGCGTCACGCCGCCGACCAGTTCGGCCTGGCCGACGCCGGCGATGGTCTCGAAGCGCTTCTTGATCACCTGCTTGGCGAAGGTGGTCATCTCGCGCGCGGTGAGCTTGTCGCTGCGGATGGCGAGCGAAACGATGGGCTGGTCATCCGGGCTGAAACGCGTGATGACCGGGTCCTCCACCTCGTCGCGAAAGCCCGGCGTGACCGCGGCGATCTTTTCCCGCACGTTCTGCACCGCGATCTCGGGATCGATGGTGAGCTCGAACTCGGCCACCACCACCGACAGGCCCTGGTAGGTGTAGGAATAGAGATTCTTCAGGCCGTTGACGGTATTGATGCTCTCTTCGATCTTCTTGGTGACGTCACTCTCGACGATCTCCGGCGAGGCCCCCGGGTAGGCGGTGCTGACCACCGCCACCGGGAATTTGACGTCGGGGAATTCCTCCACCGGCAACCGGGTGAGCGAGAACAGGCCCAGCACCAGCAACGACAACATCATCATCGTGGCGAAGACCGGATTCTGGATACTGATGCGTGTGAACCACATGGCCGGCTCCTTACCTGGCCGGCAGCTTGACCGCCGTCCCGGCGGTCAGCGGTGCCTGGCTTGCCAGCACGCGGGTGCCGGGCGCCACGCCGGCGGCGATCTCCACCCGGTTGGTCCGCAGATCGATCGCGCCGACCTTGACCGGGCGCCGCACCAGCTTGTTCGATTCGACGGCGAGCACAAACGAATCCCCACCATCGCTGCGCAAGGCGGAGCGGGGCAGGCTTGGCACCTGGCGTTGCTGGGCGATGACCAGCAGGCCCTGGGCGAACAGGCCGCTGCGCAGTACGCCGTCCGGGTTGGGGACGCGGATATAGAGCGCCACAGTGTTGTTGTCGCCGACCGTGGGGTTGATGCGGCTGACGGTGCCGGTGAAGGGCTGTGGATAGCCCTCGACCTTGAACCGGGCCTGCTGGCCAAGCCGCACCTCGGCAATCCGTGCCGCGGGCACGGCGGCGACCAGTTCCAGCTCGGTGAGATCGACCAGCGTAAAGAGCTGGCTGTTGATGCCGACGTGCTGGCCGGGTTCCACTGCACGTTGCCCCACGGTGCCCGAAAACGGGGCCCGCACGATGGCCTTGTCCAGCGCCTGTTGCGCCACGCCCAGCTGCGCCGCGCTGGCGCGCTCGTCGGCCTCGGCGGTCTGCAGCTGGCTCTGGATGCTGTCGAACGCATTCTTGGAGATGAAATTCTGCTTGAGCAGATCGGCGTTGCGCTGCATCTGCCTGCGGTTGTATTCGCGCTGCTCGCGGCTTTTCTCCAGCTGTGCCCGAGCCACGGTCGCCTGCCGCTCCAGATCGGCGGTGTCGAAGCGGGCGAGCACGTCGCCTTTGCTTACCGCGTCGCCCGGTCGCGCGCCGACGCTGGCGATCCTGCCTTCCACCTGTGCGGTCAGCGTGGTCTGCTGCAGGGCGTTGAGCGTGCCGGTCAGCGCCAGTGTGCTGTCGATATCGGCCGGGCTGACCTGGGCAAGGTCCACGGACGCAAGCTCGACGGCGGCGGGGGTCGCGGTGGCCGCCGGTGCGGCGGCAGGTGGTCGTTTGGAGAGCGCCAGCGAGGCGGCGATGGCGACGGTGGCAATCACCGCCAGCAGGATC is a genomic window containing:
- a CDS encoding efflux RND transporter permease subunit translates to MWFTRISIQNPVFATMMMLSLLVLGLFSLTRLPVEEFPDVKFPVAVVSTAYPGASPEIVESDVTKKIEESINTVNGLKNLYSYTYQGLSVVVAEFELTIDPEIAVQNVREKIAAVTPGFRDEVEDPVITRFSPDDQPIVSLAIRSDKLTAREMTTFAKQVIKKRFETIAGVGQAELVGGVTRQVNIRLHPERLAALKLGVNEVMDAVRAQNAEIPVGTVETARQEQVVQIRGRLKNPADFERIIVAWRSGAPIYLNDVAAVEDGQAEEESLALVNGQRALTLNLMKVNKANTVAVADRVRETMDELNRELGGSGVRLSVLYDNSEGIRASLQDVRTTLVEGALLTVAIVFLFLGSWRSTVITGLTLPVALIGTFYAVYLSGFTVNVMTMMALSLCIGLLIDDAIVVRENIVRHAAMGKNHTRAALDGTAEIGLAVLATTSTIVAVFLPVGFMGGIIGQFFHQFGITVCAAVLISMFVSFTLDPMLSSIWPDPHVHGGKRPLGRLLDRFEDGMGWLADTYSRLIRWSLSHRLAVIALAIASLVAAFMLARFIGSEFVPKADMSRLQLSFSTPVGSNLDYTAAKARQVETVLRRFPEVRETYVTVNTGQSQGKQSASMMIFLVPKKERERGQDELIMQFRGALARVAGIELESLSPLGGGGPDGKPIQISLQGSDLQELSRLAGSFRNALARIPGVVDIDSSMKAPKPSLDVEIDRARAASLGFTPEQIGKALRPLVAGDAISSWQAPDGENYDVNVRLTRDARSSGGFETLYLASSQRDTDGNTLMVPLTALATLKESTTPVQINRRDLFREVNITANVAGRTVGEVQAQIDQLQTRFKLPSGYRFVTAGDAKDMAESAGYAMAALLLGVVFIYMILASQFGHFLQPLAIMTSLPLSLVGVLLALLLMRSTLNIFSVIGVIMLMGLVTKNAILLVDFVNHLRRQGMARVDAIAEAGRERLRPILMTTAAMIMGMLPLAFAIGEGAEQRAPMAHAIIGGVITSTLLTLVVVPVVFTWLDDLGNWLLRKTGFGQEKA
- a CDS encoding efflux RND transporter periplasmic adaptor subunit; translated protein: MRRRSLILLAVIATVAIAASLALSKRPPAAAPAATATPAAVELASVDLAQVSPADIDSTLALTGTLNALQQTTLTAQVEGRIASVGARPGDAVSKGDVLARFDTADLERQATVARAQLEKSREQREYNRRQMQRNADLLKQNFISKNAFDSIQSQLQTAEADERASAAQLGVAQQALDKAIVRAPFSGTVGQRAVEPGQHVGINSQLFTLVDLTELELVAAVPAARIAEVRLGQQARFKVEGYPQPFTGTVSRINPTVGDNNTVALYIRVPNPDGVLRSGLFAQGLLVIAQQRQVPSLPRSALRSDGGDSFVLAVESNKLVRRPVKVGAIDLRTNRVEIAAGVAPGTRVLASQAPLTAGTAVKLPAR